In Ignavibacteria bacterium, the sequence CCCAAGCGAGGGATAATTACCGTATATTTGTTTTGCCTCTTCGTTCAGCAGATTTTTTCCCACTACGGTACGGTCATATTGCCCTATAACAAGCAGGGTTGGAACCGTGATATCTTTCAGCTCGTAGATAACCGGCTGCTCATAGATCATCTGGTATGTAAGAGCATTTGCCCATGCAACGTTCCGGAAGTCATCTCTTGAGAGATCCTGTGACTGTGCAAGAACATAATGTTCATATTCGTCCTTCCATTCGGGGTAATATGTCTTTTGATATTCCTTAATGCTGTTATAGGTAGCGGCAAGCTCCCTGATATACTGCGCTTCAACGGGCTGGTAAGGAACAAAAAGGCGGTAATCTTCAAGCCCGACCGGGTTTTCAAGCACAAGCTTTTCTGTTCTTTCAGGATACATTAAAACAAATCTGGCGGCAAGCATTCCCCCTGTTGAATGGCCTATAACATTTACCTTTTCAATTCCGAGAGAATCAAGCAAGCCCTTATTGTTCAAAGCCAGCAAATGAAAGCTGTAATGAATGTTTGCCCGTGATGACTTCCCCCAGCCAACCTGGTCAGGCGCAATAACCCGGTAGCCTGAGCCTACAAAGAATTCAATCACATCCTTCCAGTAATAGCCGTTAAAATTCTTGCCGTGGAAAAGTATTACGCTTTTGCCGTTGGCTGCTGCGGGATCAGGCTTTACATCCATGTAAGACATAACAAGCTGCTGTGATTCAAGCGTGAATGTAATGGAATCTGACGGGTAAGGATAACTGATATACTGCGAATAAGCAAGCGTGGCGAAAAAAATCAATAAAACAGGGATCTTCAAAATATTCATCAGCATTTACCTTTATTACTCCTCTAAAGATAAACACCGGGCGGTAACCTTAGTTTCCGGTGAATACAAAAAATCTGTATTAACCGGATTTACGGTTAAAAAACTAAAGTAATTTTAATATCCTCATCAGAGCAAATTCATATCATGGGCAGAAGCGAATTATTTATTTTGCTTCATCTTCATCACCCGTACCAAGCGGTTCAATGCTGTAGGATGATTTGCCCAATATACATTTATTGCCCTGGTCAACTATAAATGGTTTCATCTTATCTGAAAGCTTGCCGGTATTAGCCTGGAACTCTTCAATTTTTGTTGTCATTTCTTCCATTGTAATTTTTCCGGCCTGGAAATCCTGCGCAAGCTGCTCCATTTCTTTTCCTTTTGATTCATAATCAGAAAAATCGCTCAGTATATGCGAAATCTCGACAGAGCCTTCATACACACGGACAACATCAATACTGTCCCCGCCATCAACAAGCACTTCATGGGAATACTTTGTTTTGTTATGGCGAACCGAAGATCTTTTCCCTTCTGTTCTGATTTTAACCTTATCAGAAGGCGGGGAATCATAGGTAACTTTTCCTTTGATAATAAGTACTTTCTGGGCAAGCTCGCCCTGCCACTCGATCTTCAATTGTTCGCATAATGCATCAAGCACCGGAATTTTCATAAGCGAATATTCATGTGCTGTCATAAAAAAGCGCCCCGTCCGCGTGGGGTCACTTTTCATAAACACAGCTACTGATATCATTGCTCCTGCGCCGGTTTCAATAACGGTCCCGTCAGAAAGGATATCACCTTCCTTCAGGGTATCATCTACAACGTAATACGATGTATCGGGCTGGCCGCACATGTTCCCGACATCCATTTTC encodes:
- a CDS encoding alpha/beta hydrolase → MLMNILKIPVLLIFFATLAYSQYISYPYPSDSITFTLESQQLVMSYMDVKPDPAAANGKSVILFHGKNFNGYYWKDVIEFFVGSGYRVIAPDQVGWGKSSRANIHYSFHLLALNNKGLLDSLGIEKVNVIGHSTGGMLAARFVLMYPERTEKLVLENPVGLEDYRLFVPYQPVEAQYIRELAATYNSIKEYQKTYYPEWKDEYEHYVLAQSQDLSRDDFRNVAWANALTYQMIYEQPVIYELKDITVPTLLVIGQYDRTVVGKNLLNEEAKQIYGNYPSLGKKVNSLINGSKLVELENVGHIPHVQALPEFLKQVSDFLRE